Proteins co-encoded in one Sparus aurata chromosome 18, fSpaAur1.1, whole genome shotgun sequence genomic window:
- the zc4h2 gene encoding zinc finger C4H2 domain-containing protein isoform X1, which produces MADEQEIMCKLENILEIRNKTVQMQKIKSRLKVEFEALESEEKHLKEYKQEMDLLLQEKMAHVEELRLIHADINVMESTIKQSENDLNKLLETTRRLHDEYKPLKEHVDALRMTLGLHRLPNLNEEEEKLSLDYFEKQKAEWQKEPHEPAIPESLAAAAAAAQQLQVSRKQDARQTATFRQQPPPMKACLSCHQQIHRNAPICPLCKAKSRSRNPKKPKRKPDE; this is translated from the exons ATGGCGGACGAACAAGAAATAATGTGCAAGTTGGAAAATATCCTGGAAATACG GAACAAGACCGTCCAAATGCAAAAGATCAAGTCTCGTCttaaggttgagtttgaggCTCTGGAGTCTGAGGAGAAGCATCTGAAAGAGTACAAACAAGAGATGGACCTGCTTCTGCAAGAGAAAATGGCACATGTGGAGGAGCTGCGGCTTATCCATGCTGACATCAATGTG ATGGAGAGCACCATCAAGCAGTCGGAGAATGACCTGAATAAACTGCTAGAAACGACTCGCCGCCTGCATGATGAGTACAAACCTCTAAAGGAGCATGTCGATGCCCTCAGGATGACTTTAGGTCTACACAGACTCCCTAACCTGaacgaagaggaggagaagctgtcCCTGGA TTACTTTGAGAAGCAGAAAGCTGAGTGGCAGAAAGAGCCACATGAGCCCGCCATCCCAGAATCCCTTGCtgccgctgcagcagcagctcagcagcttcaggtgtcCAGGAAGCAAGATGCACGCCAGACAGCCACCTTTAGACAGCAACCACCCCCGATGAAG GCCTGCTTGTCCTGCCACCAGCAGATTCATCGTAATGCTCCTATCTGCCCGCTGTGCAAGGCCAAGAGCCGCTCTCGCAACCCAAAGAAGCCAAAGAGGAAGCCAGATGAGTAG
- the zc4h2 gene encoding zinc finger C4H2 domain-containing protein isoform X2 produces MADEQEIMCKLENILEIRNKTVQMQKIKSRLKVEFEALESEEKHLKEYKQEMDLLLQEKMAHVEELRLIHADINVMESTIKQSENDLNKLLETTRRLHDEYKPLKEHVDALRMTLGLHRLPNLNEEEEKLSLEPACPATSRFIVMLLSARCARPRAALATQRSQRGSQMSRSYPACS; encoded by the exons ATGGCGGACGAACAAGAAATAATGTGCAAGTTGGAAAATATCCTGGAAATACG GAACAAGACCGTCCAAATGCAAAAGATCAAGTCTCGTCttaaggttgagtttgaggCTCTGGAGTCTGAGGAGAAGCATCTGAAAGAGTACAAACAAGAGATGGACCTGCTTCTGCAAGAGAAAATGGCACATGTGGAGGAGCTGCGGCTTATCCATGCTGACATCAATGTG ATGGAGAGCACCATCAAGCAGTCGGAGAATGACCTGAATAAACTGCTAGAAACGACTCGCCGCCTGCATGATGAGTACAAACCTCTAAAGGAGCATGTCGATGCCCTCAGGATGACTTTAGGTCTACACAGACTCCCTAACCTGaacgaagaggaggagaagctgtcCCTGGA GCCTGCTTGTCCTGCCACCAGCAGATTCATCGTAATGCTCCTATCTGCCCGCTGTGCAAGGCCAAGAGCCGCTCTCGCAACCCAAAGAAGCCAAAGAGGAAGCCAGATGAGTAGATCCTACCCTGCCTGCAGCTAA